A region of Takifugu flavidus isolate HTHZ2018 chromosome 2, ASM371156v2, whole genome shotgun sequence DNA encodes the following proteins:
- the tjp1a gene encoding tight junction protein ZO-1 isoform X16, whose product MKYQKYITVMQMAMGVTASNKDCLPTKRQLWVTPQDGDTSPSGADEPTGATGGAGAMAISASSTLSLPMSQGKPSLRRIKGRIHRSKSLDSIELLDSSSAAMEETVIWEQHTVTLHRAPGFGFGIAISGGRDNPHFQSGETSIVISDVLKGGPAEGLLQENDRVVMVNAVSMDNVEHAYAVQQLRKSGKNAKITIRRKRKVQIPVSRSGDRETMSEHEEEDSDDEDGYDHHSGRPGRSGYEGASGGTGTGRRQDRERSSSSRRDHSASRERSVSPRSERRSQVSSGPARPAKVTLVKSRKNEEYGLRLASHIFVKDISPESLAARDGNIQEGDVVLKINGTVTENLSLIDAKKLIERSKGKLKMVVQRDERATLLSIPDLDDSVPSANNSDRDDISEIHSLTSDHSNRSHGRGSRSRSPDRPEPSDHLRHSPRQISNGSQRSRDEDRISKPGAMSTLVRSSDDGVLSQGSDQASSRDEKILPPLPEPKPVYAQPGQPDVDLPVSPSDAPIPSAAHDDSILRPSMKLVKFKKGDSVGLRLAGGNDVGIFVAGVLEDSPAAKEGLEEGDQILRVNNVDFANIIREEAVLFLLDLPKGEEVSILAQKKKDVYRRIVESDVGDSFYIRTHFEYEKESPYGLSFNKGEVFRVVDTLYNGKLGSWLAIRIGKNHQEVERGIIPNKNRAEQLSSVQYTLPKTPGGDRADFWRFRGLRSSKRNLRKSREDLSAQPVQTKFPAYERVVLREAGFLRPVVIFGPIADVAREKLAREEPDIFELAKSEPRDAGTEQKSSGIIRLHTIKQIIDRDKHAVLDITPNAVDRLNYAQWYPIVVFLNPDTKQGVKNMRTRLCPESRKSARKLFDRSLKLRKNNQHLFTTTINLNSMNDGWFGALKDIIQQQQNQLVWVSEGKADGATEDDLDIHDDRLSYLSAPGSEYSMYSTDSRHTSDYEDTDTEGGAYTDQELDETLNDDVGPPAEPAITRSSEPVREDPPVIQEPPGYVNYQVQPDPLNRIDPAGFKAPVPQQRAEATAVPSIPQQPEPLTETVLPAVDVTVKTVGGASPDEAPAALHSQPSPIPEAGSLRRPTAELAPQTITPEPLPSGRAGSEPKIFQKDPYSTDSTGRLGHNMKPLSYNPPQGFHSEQPYRDYDHPPSRYDVSSGGGGYPDPKYRNYDSSSPFENSVPQYDQQQWNPYNQPLSPANSHGYDPHSPYGDGSDSHYTPPLRYDEPPPQQGFDGRPRYGKPTGAVRYDAPSPPAPGSDINYQDSHLGTYPSSGRSSDHAAQRPAYNQGPAPQHKSYKTQQYDPIPVNSESSPTPPPKAEAPSPSFVDTPKPVAARDEEQDDPAMRPQSVLTRVKMFENKRSVSVDRARDVGESAGNKAADLPLKTGGVIPKANSLSNLDQEKSYRIPGPQKPHASVTDDIVRANHYDPDEDEDYYMKQLSYFDKLQSGPNKPQAQVPHNYSRPEPVEKPSPVEKKYEPVPQVTPSLPPVTLPKPAPEAKPVAREDTVQSNFLPHKSFPEKSPVNGTSEQPPKSNSGAPGVSSYNRFTPKPFTTSAKPFARMFDSPKFNHNLLPNDKPESVPKGRSSSPLKPHIPPQPQNTDHDSGLDTFTRTVEHRPKHQHNNVNAVPKAIPVSPTALDDEEDEDEGHTVVATARGIFNSNGGVLSSIETGVSIIIPQGAIPEGVEQEIYFKVCRDNSILPPLDKEKGETLLSPLVMCGPHGLKFLKPVELRLPHSDPKNWQNNSLPGDPNYLVGANCVSVLIDHF is encoded by the exons AGTGCAGCGATGGAGGAAACTGTCATATGGGAACAGCACACGGTGACCCTTCACAGA GCCCCGGGTTTTGGGTTTGGCATTGCCATCTCGGGTGGACGAGACAACCCTCATTTTCAGAGCGGGGAGACGTCCATCGTGATATCTGATGTGCTGAAAGGAGGTCCTGCAGAGGGATTGCTGCA AGAGAATGATCGAGTGGTGATGGTCAATGCGGTCTCTATGGACAACGTTGAACATGCTTATGCGGTGCAGCAGCTCCGAAAGAGCGGCAAGAATGCAAAGATA ACTATTCGACGGAAAAGGAAGGTGCAGATCCCTGTTTCACGttcaggggacagagagacaatGTCAGAGCACGAGGAAGAGGATAGTGATGACGAAGACGGCTACGACCACCACAGTGGTCGTCCTGGTCGAAGCGGCTACGAAGGAGCAAGTGGAGGCACCGGTACCGGCAGACGCCAGGACCGAgagcgtagcagcagcagcaggcgggaTCACAGTGCCTCTCGTGAGCGGAGCGTTTCCCCGAGATCCGAACGCCGGTCACAAGTTTCCTCTGGTCCAGCCAGGCCTGCCAAAGTCACCCTTGTCAAGTCCCGTAAAAATGAAG AGTATGGGTTGCGCTTGGCCAGCCACATCTTTGTGAAGGACATCTCCCCTGAGAGCCTTGCTGCCAGAGATGGAAACATTCAAGAGGGAGATGTTGTACTGAAG atCAATGGCACCGTTACGGAGAACTTATCACTGATAGATGCCAAGAAGCTGATcgagaggtcaaagggcaaacTGAAGATGGTGGTGCAGAGGGATGAGCGAGCTACACTGCTCAGCATTCCTGACCTTGATGACAGCGTCCCCTCGGCTAATAACTCTGACAGAGATG ACATTTCAGAAATCCATTCCCTGACGTCAGACCATTCCAATCGATCCCACGGGCGAGGCAGTCGATCGCGCTCCCCCGACAGGCCCGAACCATCCGATCATCTCCGTCACTCACCGCGACAAATCAGCAATGGCAG CCAGCGAAGTCGAGACGAGGATCGCATTTCGAAGCCTGGGGCCATGTCCACGCTGGTGAGGAGCTCTGATGATGGTGTCCTGTCACAGGGCAGTGACCAGGCCAGCTCCAGGGATGAGAAGATCTTACCCCCACTGCCTG AACCAAAGCCCGTTTATGCACAACCCGGTCAGCCTGATGTAGACCTGCCCGTCAGCCCTTCTGATGCCCCAATCCCGAGTGCTGCGCACGACGACAGCATCCTCAG GCCAAGCATGAAGCTGGTGAAGTTCAAGAAAGGAGACAGTGTTGGGCTCCGGTTAGCTGGAGGGAACGATGTGGGAATTTTTGTGGCTGGAGTTTTGGAGGACAGCCCTGCAGCCAAGGAGGGGCTTGAGGAGGGCGACCAGATCCTGAGG GTGAACAATGTTGATTTCGCTAACATCATCCGGGAGGAGgctgttttgtttctgctggATCTCCCAAAAGGAGAAGAAGTTTCTATTCTGGCTCAGAAGAAGAAGGATG TTTATCGGAGGATAGTGGAATCGGACGTGGGTGATTCCTTCTACATCCGGACGCATTTTGAATACGAGAAAGAATCTCCTTATGGGCTGAGCTTCAACAAGGGAGAGGTGTTCCGTGTAGTAGACACGCTCTACAATGGAAAGTTAGGCTCCTGGCTTGCCATTCGTATTGGCAAGAACCATCAAGAAGTAGAGCGAGGCATTATTCCTAATAAGAACAG AGCGGAGCAGCTTTCCAGTGTGCAGTACACTCTCCCCAAAACACCAGGCGGCGACAGGGCCGACTTCTGGAGATTCAGAGGGTTGAGAAGCTCTAAGAGAAATCTGCGGAAGAGCAGGGAGGATCTGTCTGCCCAGCCGGTCCAGACCAAGTTCCCTGCCTATGAGAGGGTGGTGCTGAGGGAAG CTGGTTTCCTGAGACCCGTGGTTATCTTTGGACCAATAGCAGACGTAGCCAGAGAGAAGCTGGCCAGAGAGGAGCCAGACATTTTTGAACTAGCAA AGAGCGAACCCAGGGACGCAGGAACTGAGCAGAAAAGCTCCGGAATCATCCGCCTGCACACAATCAAACAGATCATCGACCGG GACAAGCACGCGGTGCTGGATATCACGCCAAATGCCGTGGATCGACTGAACTACGCTCAGTGGTATCCGATTGTGGTGTTCCTGAACCCAGACACCAAGCAGGGGGTCAAGAACATGAGGACCCGTCTCTGCCCTGAATCTAGAAAGAGTGCCCGCAAGCTCTTTGATAGATCCCTCAAATTACGGAAAAATAACCAACATCTCTTTACCA cAACCATTAACTTGAACAGCATGAATGATGGTTGGTTTGGAGCCCTGAAGGATataatccagcagcagcagaatcagctGGTCTGGGTTTCAGAGGGCAAG gcgGACGGAGCGACCGAGGATGACCTGGACATCCATGACGACCGCCTGTCCTATTTGTCAGCTCCGGGCAGTGAGTATTCCATGTACAGCACCGACAGCCGCCACACCTCCGACTACGAAGACACCGACACGGAAGGTGGCGCGTACACCGACCAGGAGCTGGATGAAACCCTGAACGATGACGTGGGTCCACCCGCGGAGCCTGCCATCACCCGCTCCTCCGAGCCTGTTCGCGAGGACCCGCCCGTCATCCAGGAACCCCCCGGCTATGTCAACTACCAGGTGCAGCCGGACCCCCTGAACCGCATCGACCCGGCTGGATTCAAGGCACCAGTGCCGCAGCAG agagcagaggccACTGCCGTCCCTAGCATCCCCCAGCAGCCCGAGCCCCTGACTGAAACAGTGCTCCCTGCTGTCGACGTTACTGTAAAAACTGTAGGGGGCGCGAGCCCCGACGAGGCCCCTGCAGCTCTCCACAGTCAGCCAAGCCCCATCCCAGAGGCTGGCTCACTCAGGAGGCCCACGGCCGAACTAGCTCCGCAGACCATCACCCCAGAACCTCTGCCGTCTGGACGGGCCGGTTCTGAACCTAAG ATCTTTCAAAAGGATCCGTACAGCACAGACAGCACAGGGAGGCTCGGCCACAACATGAAGCCCCTGTCTTACAACCCTCCGCAGGGCTTTCACTCTGAGCAGCCCTACAGAGATTACGACCACCCACCCAGTCGGTATGACGTCAGCAGCGGCGGGGGAGGTTACCCCGATCCAAAGTACAGAAACTACGACTCTAGCTCGCCCTTCGAGAACAGCGTGCCTCAGTACGACCAGCAACAGTGGAACCCCTACAACCAGCCGCTCTCTCCTGCCAACTCTCATGGCTATGACCCCCACTCCCCGTACGGCGATGGCTCTGACTCTCATTACACCCCTCCCCTACGCTACGACGAGCCGCCGCCTCAGCAAGGATTCGACGGTCGGCCCCGTTATGGCAAACCGACTGGAGCGGTCCGATACGACGCTCCTTCGCCTCCTGCTCCAGGCTCTGACATTAACTACCAGGACTCCCACCTGGGTACCTACCCCTCTAGCGGCCGTTCCTCGGACCACGCTGCTCAGCGGCCTGCCTACAACCAAGGACCAGCACCCCAACACAAGAGCTACAAAACCCAGCAATATGACCCCATTCCTGTGAACTCTGAGAGCagccccacacccccccccaaagcagAGGCCCCCTCGCCGTCCTTTGTGGACACTCCAAAGCCTGTCGCCgccagagatgaggagcaggacGACCCGGCCATGCGGCCGCAGTCGGTGCTCACGCGGGTCAAGATGTTCGAGAACAAACGCTCCGTGTCGGTGGACAGGGCCAGAGACGTGGGCGAGTCAGCGGGGAACAAG GCAGCTGATTTACCTCTGAAAACAGGTGGAGTCATCCCCAAAGCAAATTCCCTGAGCAACCTGGATCAAGAAAAGTCCTATCG AATTCCGGGGCCACAGAAGCCTCACGCCAGTGTGACTGATGACATCGTGCGCGCCAACCATTACGACCCCGACGAGGACGAGGACTACTACATGAAACAGCTGTCTTACTTTGACAAACTCCAGTCTGGCCCGAACAAACCTCAAGCACAAGTGCCCCACAACTACTCcag GCCAGAGCCGGTGGAGAAGCCAAGTCCAGTTGAGAAGAAGTATGAACCAGTTCCCCAGGTgaccccctctctgccccccgtTACACTGCCAAAACCTGCACCTGAAG CCAAGCCCGTTGCTCGGGAGGACACCGTTCAGTCCAACTTCCTGCCCCACAAGAGTTTCCCTGAGAAGTCTCCGGTAAACGGAACCAGCGAACAGCCCCCGAAATCCAACAGCGGGGCTCCAGGCGTGTCTAGCTACAACCGCTTCACACCCAAGCCCTTCACCACATCGGCCAAACCTTTCGCGCGCATGTTTGACAGTCCCAAATTCAACCACAACCTGCTGCCCAACGACAAGCCTGAGAGTGTTCCAAAG GGCCGAAGCTCCAGCCCACTGAAGCCGCATATACCTCCACAGCCACAGAACACCGACCACGACAGTGGTTTAGACACATTCACGCGCACTGTGGAGCACCGCCCCAAACACCAGCACAACAACGTCAACGCGGTTCCCAAAGCCATCCCTGTGAG CCCCACTGCCCTGGATgacgaggaggatgaagacgaaGGCCACACGGTGGTGGCGACAGCTCGAGGCATCTTCAACTCCAACGGCGGCGTCCTGAGCTCCATCGAGACGGGAGTGAGCATAATTATCCCGCAGGGGGCCATTCCTGAAGGTGTGGAGCAGGAGATCTATTTCAAGGTGTGCAGAGACAACAGCATCCTGCCACCACTGGACAAGGAGAAAG GAGAGACTCTGCTCAGTCCTCTGGTGATGTGTGGACCTCACGGCCTCAAGTTCTTGAAGCCTGTGGAGCTGCGCTTACCTCACT CCGATCCCAAAAACTGGCAGAACAATTCTCTGCCCGGAGACCCCAACTACCTGGTGGGAGCCAACTGTGTGTCCGTGCTCATCGACCACTTCTGA
- the tjp1a gene encoding tight junction protein ZO-1 isoform X15, which yields MKYQKYITVMQMAMGVTASNKDCLPTKRQLWVTPQDGDTSPSGADEPTGATGGAGAMAISASSTLSLPMSQGKPSLRRIKGRIHRSKSLDSIELLDSSSAAMEETVIWEQHTVTLHRAPGFGFGIAISGGRDNPHFQSGETSIVISDVLKGGPAEGLLQENDRVVMVNAVSMDNVEHAYAVQQLRKSGKNAKITIRRKRKVQIPVSRSGDRETMSEHEEEDSDDEDGYDHHSGRPGRSGYEGASGGTGTGRRQDRERSSSSRRDHSASRERSVSPRSERRSQVSSGPARPAKVTLVKSRKNEEYGLRLASHIFVKDISPESLAARDGNIQEGDVVLKINGTVTENLSLIDAKKLIERSKGKLKMVVQRDERATLLSIPDLDDSVPSANNSDRDDISEIHSLTSDHSNRSHGRGSRSRSPDRPEPSDHLRHSPRQISNGSQRSRDEDRISKPGAMSTLVRSSDDGVLSQGSDQASSRDEKILPPLPEPKPVYAQPGQPDVDLPVSPSDAPIPSAAHDDSILRPSMKLVKFKKGDSVGLRLAGGNDVGIFVAGVLEDSPAAKEGLEEGDQILRVNNVDFANIIREEAVLFLLDLPKGEEVSILAQKKKDVYRRIVESDVGDSFYIRTHFEYEKESPYGLSFNKGEVFRVVDTLYNGKLGSWLAIRIGKNHQEVERGIIPNKNRAEQLSSVQYTLPKTPGGDRADFWRFRGLRSSKRNLRKSREDLSAQPVQTKFPAYERVVLREAGFLRPVVIFGPIADVAREKLAREEPDIFELAKSEPRDAGTEQKSSGIIRLHTIKQIIDRDKHAVLDITPNAVDRLNYAQWYPIVVFLNPDTKQGVKNMRTRLCPESRKSARKLFDRSLKLRKNNQHLFTTTINLNSMNDGWFGALKDIIQQQQNQLVWVSEGKADGATEDDLDIHDDRLSYLSAPGSEYSMYSTDSRHTSDYEDTDTEGGAYTDQELDETLNDDVGPPAEPAITRSSEPVREDPPVIQEPPGYVNYQVQPDPLNRIDPAGFKAPVPQQRAEATAVPSIPQQPEPLTETVLPAVDVTVKTVGGASPDEAPAALHSQPSPIPEAGSLRRPTAELAPQTITPEPLPSGRAGSEPKIFQKDPYSTDSTGRLGHNMKPLSYNPPQGFHSEQPYRDYDHPPSRYDVSSGGGGYPDPKYRNYDSSSPFENSVPQYDQQQWNPYNQPLSPANSHGYDPHSPYGDGSDSHYTPPLRYDEPPPQQGFDGRPRYGKPTGAVRYDAPSPPAPGSDINYQDSHLGTYPSSGRSSDHAAQRPAYNQGPAPQHKSYKTQQYDPIPVNSESSPTPPPKAEAPSPSFVDTPKPVAARDEEQDDPAMRPQSVLTRVKMFENKRSVSVDRARDVGESAGNKAADLPLKTGGVIPKANSLSNLDQEKSYRIPGPQKPHASVTDDIVRANHYDPDEDEDYYMKQLSYFDKLQSGPNKPQAQVPHNYSRPEPVEKPSPVEKKYEPVPQVTPSLPPVTLPKPAPEAKPVAREDTVQSNFLPHKSFPEKSPVNGTSEQPPKSNSGAPGVSSYNRFTPKPFTTSAKPFARMFDSPKFNHNLLPNDKPESVPKGRSSSPLKPHIPPQPQNTDHDSGLDTFTRTVEHRPKHQHNNVNAVPKAIPVSPTALDDEEDEDEGHTVVATARGIFNSNGGVLSSIETGVSIIIPQGAIPEGVEQEIYFKVCRDNSILPPLDKEKGETLLSPLVMCGPHGLKFLKPVELRLPHCASMTPDADPKNWQNNSLPGDPNYLVGANCVSVLIDHF from the exons AGTGCAGCGATGGAGGAAACTGTCATATGGGAACAGCACACGGTGACCCTTCACAGA GCCCCGGGTTTTGGGTTTGGCATTGCCATCTCGGGTGGACGAGACAACCCTCATTTTCAGAGCGGGGAGACGTCCATCGTGATATCTGATGTGCTGAAAGGAGGTCCTGCAGAGGGATTGCTGCA AGAGAATGATCGAGTGGTGATGGTCAATGCGGTCTCTATGGACAACGTTGAACATGCTTATGCGGTGCAGCAGCTCCGAAAGAGCGGCAAGAATGCAAAGATA ACTATTCGACGGAAAAGGAAGGTGCAGATCCCTGTTTCACGttcaggggacagagagacaatGTCAGAGCACGAGGAAGAGGATAGTGATGACGAAGACGGCTACGACCACCACAGTGGTCGTCCTGGTCGAAGCGGCTACGAAGGAGCAAGTGGAGGCACCGGTACCGGCAGACGCCAGGACCGAgagcgtagcagcagcagcaggcgggaTCACAGTGCCTCTCGTGAGCGGAGCGTTTCCCCGAGATCCGAACGCCGGTCACAAGTTTCCTCTGGTCCAGCCAGGCCTGCCAAAGTCACCCTTGTCAAGTCCCGTAAAAATGAAG AGTATGGGTTGCGCTTGGCCAGCCACATCTTTGTGAAGGACATCTCCCCTGAGAGCCTTGCTGCCAGAGATGGAAACATTCAAGAGGGAGATGTTGTACTGAAG atCAATGGCACCGTTACGGAGAACTTATCACTGATAGATGCCAAGAAGCTGATcgagaggtcaaagggcaaacTGAAGATGGTGGTGCAGAGGGATGAGCGAGCTACACTGCTCAGCATTCCTGACCTTGATGACAGCGTCCCCTCGGCTAATAACTCTGACAGAGATG ACATTTCAGAAATCCATTCCCTGACGTCAGACCATTCCAATCGATCCCACGGGCGAGGCAGTCGATCGCGCTCCCCCGACAGGCCCGAACCATCCGATCATCTCCGTCACTCACCGCGACAAATCAGCAATGGCAG CCAGCGAAGTCGAGACGAGGATCGCATTTCGAAGCCTGGGGCCATGTCCACGCTGGTGAGGAGCTCTGATGATGGTGTCCTGTCACAGGGCAGTGACCAGGCCAGCTCCAGGGATGAGAAGATCTTACCCCCACTGCCTG AACCAAAGCCCGTTTATGCACAACCCGGTCAGCCTGATGTAGACCTGCCCGTCAGCCCTTCTGATGCCCCAATCCCGAGTGCTGCGCACGACGACAGCATCCTCAG GCCAAGCATGAAGCTGGTGAAGTTCAAGAAAGGAGACAGTGTTGGGCTCCGGTTAGCTGGAGGGAACGATGTGGGAATTTTTGTGGCTGGAGTTTTGGAGGACAGCCCTGCAGCCAAGGAGGGGCTTGAGGAGGGCGACCAGATCCTGAGG GTGAACAATGTTGATTTCGCTAACATCATCCGGGAGGAGgctgttttgtttctgctggATCTCCCAAAAGGAGAAGAAGTTTCTATTCTGGCTCAGAAGAAGAAGGATG TTTATCGGAGGATAGTGGAATCGGACGTGGGTGATTCCTTCTACATCCGGACGCATTTTGAATACGAGAAAGAATCTCCTTATGGGCTGAGCTTCAACAAGGGAGAGGTGTTCCGTGTAGTAGACACGCTCTACAATGGAAAGTTAGGCTCCTGGCTTGCCATTCGTATTGGCAAGAACCATCAAGAAGTAGAGCGAGGCATTATTCCTAATAAGAACAG AGCGGAGCAGCTTTCCAGTGTGCAGTACACTCTCCCCAAAACACCAGGCGGCGACAGGGCCGACTTCTGGAGATTCAGAGGGTTGAGAAGCTCTAAGAGAAATCTGCGGAAGAGCAGGGAGGATCTGTCTGCCCAGCCGGTCCAGACCAAGTTCCCTGCCTATGAGAGGGTGGTGCTGAGGGAAG CTGGTTTCCTGAGACCCGTGGTTATCTTTGGACCAATAGCAGACGTAGCCAGAGAGAAGCTGGCCAGAGAGGAGCCAGACATTTTTGAACTAGCAA AGAGCGAACCCAGGGACGCAGGAACTGAGCAGAAAAGCTCCGGAATCATCCGCCTGCACACAATCAAACAGATCATCGACCGG GACAAGCACGCGGTGCTGGATATCACGCCAAATGCCGTGGATCGACTGAACTACGCTCAGTGGTATCCGATTGTGGTGTTCCTGAACCCAGACACCAAGCAGGGGGTCAAGAACATGAGGACCCGTCTCTGCCCTGAATCTAGAAAGAGTGCCCGCAAGCTCTTTGATAGATCCCTCAAATTACGGAAAAATAACCAACATCTCTTTACCA cAACCATTAACTTGAACAGCATGAATGATGGTTGGTTTGGAGCCCTGAAGGATataatccagcagcagcagaatcagctGGTCTGGGTTTCAGAGGGCAAG gcgGACGGAGCGACCGAGGATGACCTGGACATCCATGACGACCGCCTGTCCTATTTGTCAGCTCCGGGCAGTGAGTATTCCATGTACAGCACCGACAGCCGCCACACCTCCGACTACGAAGACACCGACACGGAAGGTGGCGCGTACACCGACCAGGAGCTGGATGAAACCCTGAACGATGACGTGGGTCCACCCGCGGAGCCTGCCATCACCCGCTCCTCCGAGCCTGTTCGCGAGGACCCGCCCGTCATCCAGGAACCCCCCGGCTATGTCAACTACCAGGTGCAGCCGGACCCCCTGAACCGCATCGACCCGGCTGGATTCAAGGCACCAGTGCCGCAGCAG agagcagaggccACTGCCGTCCCTAGCATCCCCCAGCAGCCCGAGCCCCTGACTGAAACAGTGCTCCCTGCTGTCGACGTTACTGTAAAAACTGTAGGGGGCGCGAGCCCCGACGAGGCCCCTGCAGCTCTCCACAGTCAGCCAAGCCCCATCCCAGAGGCTGGCTCACTCAGGAGGCCCACGGCCGAACTAGCTCCGCAGACCATCACCCCAGAACCTCTGCCGTCTGGACGGGCCGGTTCTGAACCTAAG ATCTTTCAAAAGGATCCGTACAGCACAGACAGCACAGGGAGGCTCGGCCACAACATGAAGCCCCTGTCTTACAACCCTCCGCAGGGCTTTCACTCTGAGCAGCCCTACAGAGATTACGACCACCCACCCAGTCGGTATGACGTCAGCAGCGGCGGGGGAGGTTACCCCGATCCAAAGTACAGAAACTACGACTCTAGCTCGCCCTTCGAGAACAGCGTGCCTCAGTACGACCAGCAACAGTGGAACCCCTACAACCAGCCGCTCTCTCCTGCCAACTCTCATGGCTATGACCCCCACTCCCCGTACGGCGATGGCTCTGACTCTCATTACACCCCTCCCCTACGCTACGACGAGCCGCCGCCTCAGCAAGGATTCGACGGTCGGCCCCGTTATGGCAAACCGACTGGAGCGGTCCGATACGACGCTCCTTCGCCTCCTGCTCCAGGCTCTGACATTAACTACCAGGACTCCCACCTGGGTACCTACCCCTCTAGCGGCCGTTCCTCGGACCACGCTGCTCAGCGGCCTGCCTACAACCAAGGACCAGCACCCCAACACAAGAGCTACAAAACCCAGCAATATGACCCCATTCCTGTGAACTCTGAGAGCagccccacacccccccccaaagcagAGGCCCCCTCGCCGTCCTTTGTGGACACTCCAAAGCCTGTCGCCgccagagatgaggagcaggacGACCCGGCCATGCGGCCGCAGTCGGTGCTCACGCGGGTCAAGATGTTCGAGAACAAACGCTCCGTGTCGGTGGACAGGGCCAGAGACGTGGGCGAGTCAGCGGGGAACAAG GCAGCTGATTTACCTCTGAAAACAGGTGGAGTCATCCCCAAAGCAAATTCCCTGAGCAACCTGGATCAAGAAAAGTCCTATCG AATTCCGGGGCCACAGAAGCCTCACGCCAGTGTGACTGATGACATCGTGCGCGCCAACCATTACGACCCCGACGAGGACGAGGACTACTACATGAAACAGCTGTCTTACTTTGACAAACTCCAGTCTGGCCCGAACAAACCTCAAGCACAAGTGCCCCACAACTACTCcag GCCAGAGCCGGTGGAGAAGCCAAGTCCAGTTGAGAAGAAGTATGAACCAGTTCCCCAGGTgaccccctctctgccccccgtTACACTGCCAAAACCTGCACCTGAAG CCAAGCCCGTTGCTCGGGAGGACACCGTTCAGTCCAACTTCCTGCCCCACAAGAGTTTCCCTGAGAAGTCTCCGGTAAACGGAACCAGCGAACAGCCCCCGAAATCCAACAGCGGGGCTCCAGGCGTGTCTAGCTACAACCGCTTCACACCCAAGCCCTTCACCACATCGGCCAAACCTTTCGCGCGCATGTTTGACAGTCCCAAATTCAACCACAACCTGCTGCCCAACGACAAGCCTGAGAGTGTTCCAAAG GGCCGAAGCTCCAGCCCACTGAAGCCGCATATACCTCCACAGCCACAGAACACCGACCACGACAGTGGTTTAGACACATTCACGCGCACTGTGGAGCACCGCCCCAAACACCAGCACAACAACGTCAACGCGGTTCCCAAAGCCATCCCTGTGAG CCCCACTGCCCTGGATgacgaggaggatgaagacgaaGGCCACACGGTGGTGGCGACAGCTCGAGGCATCTTCAACTCCAACGGCGGCGTCCTGAGCTCCATCGAGACGGGAGTGAGCATAATTATCCCGCAGGGGGCCATTCCTGAAGGTGTGGAGCAGGAGATCTATTTCAAGGTGTGCAGAGACAACAGCATCCTGCCACCACTGGACAAGGAGAAAG GAGAGACTCTGCTCAGTCCTCTGGTGATGTGTGGACCTCACGGCCTCAAGTTCTTGAAGCCTGTGGAGCTGCGCTTACCTCACTGTGCGTCTATGACCCCTGATG CCGATCCCAAAAACTGGCAGAACAATTCTCTGCCCGGAGACCCCAACTACCTGGTGGGAGCCAACTGTGTGTCCGTGCTCATCGACCACTTCTGA